The genomic stretch CAAGTAGAAGCTTGGCCTGATTGATGGATACAAGGCTGGAAAATGCAGCAAAAAACAAAAACATGATCCATTTGAAAAATcacagaaggtatagaagggtCAACTTCTGCTCCAATACTCCTGCACACTTACGATTCAGGGTGCTCTGTGGCTTGAGGGACCTGTCCACTAGGGGGCACCATCCTTGTTGGGCATCACCTGGCAACCGTGCGGCAGGGAGAACTGAAGGCTCGGCATTTCCATAGGCAGCAGCAATACACATCAGCGTCCCATCGGCACTCTGCTCCAACCCCTGCAGCTTTACCcctttctgcttctctttcaccAAGTCCTGCCTCTTAAGCTGCTCCTCAAAGATATGAAACTGCTGGACTTCCAACTGTTGCTTATGAATTCGAGCCacacgcaatctttcctcctcaaTCAACTTATTTTGCTGCTCTTTTTCCAAATCATCTTCTCTAGCTTTGGTCTGTGAAAGCAAGCAAACAATTAGAGGTGCGGTCCAACATGGGCGGTACACTTGGctagtggttagcgcaaagcctttacagcggcAGTTCTCACCGTGTCTccggttcctcccaccattcgaaacgtgctggcgatgtaggttaattgggcgtaattgggcagAACGgcgcatgggccaaaatggcctgttaccaagctgtatgtctaaatttaacggTGCAGTGCTGCATATATGGACGGCTATTGGACCAGGATAAATGCATAGGAGTCCTGGAACCTATTCCCGCAGAAGCTAACCTAAGACAatttctccataccagacaaccTCTGTTCAATGCACAAACgccctagagaaactcagcaagtcacttcAACCTTTTGggtctgagctcttcatcaaacgTAGGTTACATAGCTTTGCCACAGAAGGAACGCTGCGtagcttgctgaatttctccagcaccttggtgcattgaactacaatcacagcgtctgcaggctttcttgtttaactctgaaGATATCTGTGCTTGTTGTCAATGAATTCAGAGGTGCTATAGTGAAAAAGTGCATCAAGAGCAAGTTGTAGCCCGAAGTACAATTTAAAATGCATGCAAATCTGTCTCATTTTGGTATCTGGCGTACAAGTCTACTcctgatttttgagggtttcgaGACTCAACTTGTACGCTGAAATATACGGTAACAATATACAAATGTGTGAAGATATTTTATCCAGTAattattcttcaaaaaaaaaaggaaaatagttCACTATtgggtttcatttttttccccaaatgatATTCGAACATCCACATTGTATTTGACCTTTGACATGAAGTTGAGAGGTTGGAAGAATCTCTTCTGTATGGTCTTGTGGCTGTTTAATATGTGATAGCCTGGAAGATTAAAATGCAACAGAGTGGTTTATTGTGCCAAGGTGATACAACTTCTGGTGTGGGTTAGCTGATAGCAATAAATTAGCTTAATTAGAATCCATAAGCACTCAGTGCCGTTGAACTAGCATTAGAGGTGATAATCTATGAATCTTGTTGGATAATATCTAACCCAGCTTTCACGCTACAGTCAGCTGCTGAGCCTGCTGGCCTGGTCGAGGTGCTGTAATTAAAAACAGTGTCATGACGCCAGAGAGAACTGTGGCTCTGCCAGTCTACACAACTCAAAACAGGATAGAACCAAAACATCTGAAGAGCGTTCAATGTCCCCATGAGGTTTTAATCCACTTGTTAATTTCAGTGACAGCCTTTCTCATGCTTCCAAAGTCTAGTGAATGCAGACGCTCATCGATCCAATCCCACCTCACCTGCCTTCCTTGCTACACACTTGCTaaattttttgcaaggacactTAGATCTTTTCTGTACTTCACTCATTTGCAATTTCTTTCCTATTAGATGATTCTTTTGATTCCTCTCGCCCTTTTCCCACCCCGAGTCTTACTGAATAGGGAAACAATACAAAAAGCTGTGGCCACTATTTTCTAATGGAATAAAGAATAATAAACACACAAATTGGTACTCAGATGAGGCCAAAGATGGATGGGACAGAATAAGATAGAATCCTTCGGTGCAGTTGGGTGTGTTTTTCTGAGATTGGGGTTGAAACAAGGAGTGGGAGGGAGCAATAATGCCCTCCACCCAGACTATACACTGGATCTGGGGTTGTTTGGTTACCAGCACTGTGCCATTAAAATGGAGCGTACTTCAATCCCTCAGCACTAATCTTGAGGAACAGAAAGCAAAGaactttcagaaacaattggtcATTTAGAATAAATGTCCTTGGCTTAAAACACCAGAATGGTTGATGGTCCTGACCCTAGACATTCCCCTCCGTAGCTCTGCACTTATAGAGGAAAACAAAACCCACGGTCATTGGAAAGCAGCAGTTTTAAATCAGCAAGTCCATGCCACGCTGCTAAAATGCTCTGCAATGCACCTCTACACAAAATATTATTTGAAGGGATCTTCCTCCACTTAAttatttggaatattttaaacCAGACAAAGGAAATTTTTGAGAGACTATCAGCTCAGCATCACCACAACCTTAAACTCCTCAATACTGACTGTATCTCAGAGGCACGTCATTAGTTGCAGGGAGGCTTTGGGACATCCTGAGATTATGGAAGGGctgtggataagggagggggaagggaagatggGGAAGCATAGCACCCACCCCCTCACCACTCCCCAGTTCATCATTCAAAACAAACATgcaaaaaggttccattattgtcacatttagaatgtagcatacattaaattctttaacttttgtctaggTGATGTAATGAAGCCCACCCACTTCTCATCCAAAATATTGTTAAGCTGCATTTCTCTGTCCTTCCAAAGCCAGcaaatttaaaatcctgcagACGCACTGATGAAAGATGGCATAACAAAGCAAAGTTTACATTTTCTTTAAATGATGCAAGAGTTTTCCCAGCGGAGAGCAATGGGGAAAAATACAGTCCCATGCATTGTAGACCTACTTTTCTCTTCATAACATCACCTCCCACATGCTTCAAGGAATGCAAATGTGCACAGCCAGTGAAATGCTCCTAATGCAAGGCAGTAACTCCAAATCCCACTAAAGGCAATTCAGAGACAACCAGTTTGGCATTTGAGGGATAGAGATTGGCGGGAAAACCTATGGAGTTTGAGTGTAATGCAACAAATCAAATGACTGTGAGTGGGTCTGCAGAGGTAGATTCAAGCCTGTGGACAGGTGCGGTTAAAAGGAGAATAACAAATGCCCACAAAATCGTCAGTAACCAGCAAAGGCACTGGGAGCACCAGCAATGTGGCAGTAACCCCAATCCCAACCAGAGTTGGTCACAAAGGGATAGAGAACCTCTCAGGGGGATAAATCcccccccagtatccagcacctatagggattggtagatgcagtTAAGTGAATTTTTCTGTTGATTGATGAATTATCCGCTAGgaagcaccaattttaaactttcatatttttacctatttattttccgtgattttttttgcttgacagggattttactgtactctatggaaaaaaaaagtaaaactcaCTGCATTTACCTGAGCAATCACATATCGCTTGTATTCAGCATCATATTTTGCAATGAGTTGTGCCTTCAACTCCTCTGCCCTTGGAAATGCAACTTCTTTTAATTTCTTGGATTGAACAGAAAATAATTAATCATATTTCTTTCCTTATAAAGCAGGTTAAAGAATAATTTCTTCAATAAGACCAGCTGGTTGGCAACGGCAAGGCAGGCAGAAGTTGGCCTTCTTGTCCCAGGTTcagtcctgatctctggtgctcTCACCACAGTGTTTTTGCACGCTCAGCCTGCAACCGAGTTTTCACCACTGGATTCCTCCCGCATCCCAAAGATGGGCCAGGGGATTTATTGGTGGAAAACTGACCCAGTGGCAAAGGAGGAATTGATGGGCACATGAGAGAGAATACGTTACTGACATgcaagggggggaaagggggcatAAGGACTTTTCCGCTGGAGGGCAGTATGGGACTGGCTTTAATTCTGGGTCATATTAAGTAGGATGAGCAAGCCCTGAAAGCAAGCAGATGACCTCACACCGAACCAGGGTCAGCTTAACTGCCGTATGGTCGTGCATGGCTTCCTAAACAACTGGATCATCCAGCCAGTTCATGCACTAATCGACATGAGGCAAATATCTGAGCAAGAACAGTCAAGTCATCCGGTGGAGGCCTTGACACAAGGATGAACCAATTGGAGAGAATTAAGTATCTACCATCACAAGAGGCAAACAAACACCAGACTTTGGCTACAAGACACAAAAGAACAACTTTCTTGTTTCAGCTCAAGAGAGGGAAAGGCAGACCATTTGTTCATCAATACACAACCTTTAAATAGAAATTTAAAGGAGGCAATATAGTTAACATACAGGTcaacacagttagcacaacactatcacagcaccagctacccaggtttgaatctgacactgtctgtaaggagcttgtatgttctccctgtgtctgcgtggattttctctgggtgctctggctccCTTCTACCTTTCAAAAcgcacaggggttgtaggttaattgggatattagCAGCATGcactcatggactggaaggggctgttaccatactttatgtctaaatttaaatttaaagatgttCCAGTATTTATAGCAAATGAAATATTCTGAAGAGTGGTCATTGCTGTAATATTGGAAATAATGCCGCCAATTTAATCACAGGGAGCTCCAAAAGCTCCAGTGGCATTAATTCAATCCTGACCACCGCTGCTGTCTGCATAGAATTTGCACGGTTTTCCCTGCAGCTGTGTGGGATTCTCCCACGTCCTTCAATTTCCTCCCAATCCCAAGGGTGGTGCCGTGTGATTGACTGGCGAAATTACCCCGAGCCTACAGTGTGAGGGCAGCAGAAGAACCAGAAGGGGCTGAATGGTTTGTGAGGGTAAAGATGTTACAGGGGAATGGGTCTCATGGGATTTCCCCGAGAGCCAATATGGATTCAGTGGCATAATGGCGTCATTTTGTAATATAAAACAAAAAATCAACATGAAaatatacatttttctttttcaaGGGGAAAataggactttttttttaaaacaacatgcCTGTCAGTGTTACCACATAGCAGCAGTGAAGACCTTAAACCAAAGTTCTCAGAATGAAACTTGAAATTTTCTCACCCAGAAGTGGAAGTCCGTGGTCTCAGATGCCTTATAAAGATCCAACACAGGAAACTAATTTCTTAATAGATTCATTAGATCAGTGCTGGATTTCAGATCATCCAAGACTGGATGCTAAGTTGTGCAGTCATGTGAGCCACCTTCCCTGAGTTACCAGAGTGGAATTAAAAGCACATGTGGCATTAacaggaaatggaaatggactgTAGAGTATTGGTGATCATAAAATACTGCGCTGGCATCGAATGATCTGTGCAGAAATGGTTTGAGTATTTTAAATGAAAAGTAAATAACCTCGTGCTTTGCTGGAAGTCAGCGTTATAATGGACCTTCCCACACAATTGTCCACTGAGTAAGTCATTTCAATAGATCAAGAGATACAGGCTAGAACAGTGGCACAGATACAATCATCATATTACTGATGGACAGGCATACAGCACGTACTTTCAGAATATCCTGCTTTTCTGGAATTGCACAAGTTTGATAATCCCGATGCTTTGGCAGTTTCTCAACAAACAATCTTTAAAAAAGAACAAGATAACATGTTGTCACCAAGTGAACATCCACTTTTCATTGTGCATTAAACAGGGTCGGGGTTATTGTGCAATTCTCCCTCATCACTGTTCTAGAACCATAGCTTGCATGAAAATTAAGAGCGAATAAAATTCTCCTTACGTTATAAACTTGTTATATAGGACGAAAGCATTTTCAAGGTTTCCTTCTTCCAAGTAGACAGATGCCATTTGGACCATCTCCGCTCCAGATCTAAAGTAACGACGGGGGGTAATGACCTCACTGATTTCGATGTTGCAGCCCATCTTGGTGAGGACCCTTACTCGCTCTTGGGGAGACAGGGTAACGTCTGTGTGAGTGGGGGGAGCGGCCATTCTCTTCTGTGGAACGATCACATTCTtttagttggggtggggggggggaaacaaaagtTTACCTAAAAATTTGTTTGGAAATCCAAAATAGTTAAACATTTTAATCCTTGCCCTTTCACGAGTAATTTGATTAAATAATTCATTCACTCAACATCCACACTAAAAGCATACAAGAGATTTTAAACACTTTTCTCATTAAATCCTATGCATTCGCCTCCCATCCCTCCTTCATGCTCCTCAGCCGATGTGGTTCCGTTCATTATTACCGTACTTCAACTGTTGATAGGACAGCGAGTCAAATCATAGGCTGGTCAACTTGGCCTTTCCATTCAGAATGAAAAATTCACCCACTGCAGTCTGGTGGTTGAGAGGCAAGATAACAGTCATGGAAATCaggggtgaagaaattcctccagagtTAGTGCCTGATATTTGGGCACAAAATAGACCAACCTGCTGGGTAGGTCAGTCACATAGTCCAAGATAAAGTTCCAACATTACGCGCTTAATAATTCAGACAGGGAGATTGATTTACTACTACTTACAAGGGTCAGAACATTTTAACGCACTGATACTTTTTACACAGGACTTTGATGTAGTGGGTGGGAACCAGCAGGGTATTTTATGTTCATTCAATCAGACCAACTGGTGCACGTGACCTGAATCAATGAGTTCATCAATTAGCTTCAGCATACTGACTGAAATCACCCTTCTCCTTTTGCTGCCTGTGTCTCTTCAAGCAATGCAACTCCGATCCTGCGCAAGCAATTCAAAATGTCTTGCCCAACTCATGATGATCAACAAGGGGCTGCAATCCACTTCCTGACTTTCTCACTTCAACTGCAAATAACTTTGTTCATAGCTTAGCCCTTACTGTAATTGGGCTTGCTATAAAAAGTTTTCACTTTCACTGAAATGATTCAATATCTGGGTTCAACAGGCGATTGGTGACCTTAGACGTATGAGGCAAGAGCTCAAAGTTGACATAAAGGGAGGAGCATCTGCATGCTGGAAACTTGCTTTCCTTATGCCACATATGGCATTTCAGATGATTGGCATAGTTGATGAGAAGGAACAATAAAAAATAATTGCTGCCTCTATGCAGTCTCTGTGGACAGTTAATTAATTCTCCAATAGAAAGTTGATCTCTTtgaccagtgatttttttttaaaaaacacctgATAATCAGAGGGCTCTTTcctgatttaaaataaaacatcttTGCTCTGCAAGAAAGGGATTTCTTCTGGCTCTCGGCTTCATGTGAATTACTGCACTTAGTGATTAATCTGCAATAGCAGACAATGAGCCAAAGAGGAGTTCGTGTTGGTTGGGAATTTAATGACTGAGTGAATGTTCTAGAACTCAGAAATAGAACCACTACTGTTTCTAATTTACataactgattaaaaaaaataaactaatcAAGCCAATGTTCTGCTCCTGCAGAATTCAAGACTGAATCAAAGGGGAAAAAGCTCAAAACTGAGAATTATCACCCCATCCAtccacccacctccccctccaagcTCTGGGAGATTGGGAGCAGTGCAGAGGCCATGGCACCCCCCACCCAAACTCTGGGAGACCCGGGGGCAGCGCAGAGGCCACCATCActcccctctcctctcatctCCAGGAGGAGATCACTAGGCAGCCAGGAGACGGAGAAGAGCAGAGATGGATATCCCCACCCCCAGCAACCCCACCATCTTCATCGGAGACCCCACCACCAAAGGAGGATCACCCCTGTTCCTGAGCCCGAAAACAGTGCTGCAGTTTACCAAAGTGGTGGGCACAAGGGCTCAGGCTGATTGACACGGGACTGTAAGGATTGCAAAGTGGACACTCCAACAGACCATGATGGAGAATATTAAAACAGCAACTCTCAACGAGCACAGTGTCAAATTAATTAGATGAAGTGCATTTGCTTTTCAATGCCTTGCTAAAGTCAAGGCAGGCATAACTTTGCTGCCTTTACACAAGAGTGTGTGAACTATCAGATGGGATTGCGATGGTGACCCCATGGGTTGTCTGTATGGGCGGAGGGGAGCAATGGACTCCTGCAGCCTGGGGAGTGGTGCCTCCAGTCAAGGTATCTTGGTGTGGGAAGCAGCTTAGCAATCGCCGAGGTTAAGGAGGCGGTTGGAGGATGTCTCACCGCAATGAATGTAACGTACTGCAAGATCCAGCTCCGGCTGACATGATTCACTTGTGTGAAGCAAAAAGACTGACCATCCAACAGCTCCCACAGTCACTACCAATGTCCAGGCCAGTTGCTCTGGCCGACAAATCCAACCGCATCTTCGAGGCAGCTGGACGATCCGGCGACGCGAACAACAGACTGGACAGCTCCTCCAGAGTCCTGATGGAAACGGAGGACGCGCAGCTGTGCAATGCTTTCAACGACACTGCAGGTGGAGCACAGCCACAGCTCACCTGGTCAAGATCAGACAGCTTAGCCTGGTCTCATGTTGaaagcccttaggattttctttcaccttgtctgccagaaCAACCTCGTATTCTTTTAGCTCTCCTGATTTGCTTAAGTTTCTTTTCTTGCATTTATTGTACTCCtcagtacttcat from Narcine bancroftii isolate sNarBan1 chromosome 10, sNarBan1.hap1, whole genome shotgun sequence encodes the following:
- the stambpl1 gene encoding AMSH-like protease — translated: MEFDQPFTFSSLKRMAAPPTHTDVTLSPQERVRVLTKMGCNIEISEVITPRRYFRSGAEMVQMASVYLEEGNLENAFVLYNKFITLFVEKLPKHRDYQTCAIPEKQDILKKLKEVAFPRAEELKAQLIAKYDAEYKRYVIAQTKAREDDLEKEQQNKLIEEERLRVARIHKQQLEVQQFHIFEEQLKRQDLVKEKQKGVKLQGLEQSADGTLMCIAAAYGNAEPSVLPAARLPGDAQQGWCPLVDRSLKPQSTLNRPIVDGLQRVVLPKNLCQRFLMQADANTARGIETCGILSGKLMHDEFTITHVIIPKQSGGPDYCDTENEEELFTIQNEHGLITLGWIHTHPTQTAFLSSVDLHTHCSYQLMLPESIAIVCAPKHNETGAFRLTPAGMLEISSCQKKGFHPHFKEPALYQICKHIIIKDMNVIILDIR